One window of Microbacterium sediminis genomic DNA carries:
- the lpdA gene encoding dihydrolipoyl dehydrogenase — protein sequence MAHYDLVILGAGPGGYVAAVRGAQLGLSVAIIEEKYWGGVCLNVGCIPSKSLLKNAEVAHTFTHKADFFGISGEVSFDFGAAFDRSRKVAETHVKGIHFLMKKNKVTEYEGRGTFTGPKAISVAKADGTTEEITYDNVIIATGSKVRLLPGVQLSDNVVTYEEQILSRELPESIVIVGAGAIGMEFAYVLSNYGVKVTIIEFLDRALPNEDAEVSKEIQKQYKKYGIDILTSTAVKTVEDNGSSVRVTYESRDGQPGEITAGKVLMSVGFAPNVEGFGLEKTGVKLTDRGAIEIDDYMRTNVDGIYAIGDVTAKLQLAHVAEAQAVVAAETIAKAETQTLGDYRMMPRATFCSPQVASFGLTEEQARAEGREIKVAKFPFSANGKANGLGEPIGFVKLIADAEHLELIGGHMVGPDVSELLPELTLAQKWDLTAVEAARNVHTHPTLSETLQEGFHGLQGHFINM from the coding sequence ATGGCTCACTACGACCTCGTCATCCTCGGCGCAGGCCCCGGCGGTTACGTCGCCGCGGTGCGCGGTGCACAGCTCGGACTCTCGGTCGCGATCATCGAAGAGAAGTACTGGGGCGGTGTCTGCCTCAACGTCGGCTGCATCCCCTCGAAGTCGCTTCTGAAGAACGCCGAGGTCGCGCACACCTTCACCCACAAGGCCGACTTCTTCGGCATCTCGGGTGAGGTCTCGTTCGACTTCGGCGCCGCGTTCGACCGCAGCCGCAAGGTGGCCGAGACGCACGTCAAGGGCATCCACTTCCTCATGAAGAAGAACAAGGTCACCGAGTACGAGGGCCGCGGCACCTTCACGGGCCCGAAGGCCATCTCGGTCGCCAAGGCCGACGGCACCACCGAGGAGATCACGTACGACAACGTGATCATCGCCACCGGCTCGAAGGTGCGCCTGCTGCCGGGTGTACAGCTGAGCGACAACGTCGTCACCTACGAGGAGCAGATCCTCTCGCGCGAGCTCCCCGAGTCGATCGTCATCGTCGGCGCCGGCGCCATCGGCATGGAGTTCGCCTACGTGCTGTCGAACTACGGCGTGAAGGTCACCATCATCGAGTTCCTCGACCGCGCCCTCCCCAACGAGGACGCCGAGGTCTCGAAGGAGATCCAGAAGCAGTACAAGAAGTACGGCATCGACATCCTCACCTCGACCGCGGTCAAGACCGTCGAGGACAACGGATCGTCGGTCCGCGTCACGTACGAGAGCCGCGACGGCCAGCCGGGCGAGATCACGGCCGGCAAGGTCCTCATGTCGGTCGGCTTCGCCCCGAACGTCGAGGGCTTCGGCCTCGAGAAGACGGGCGTCAAGCTCACGGATCGCGGCGCGATCGAGATCGACGACTACATGCGCACGAACGTCGACGGCATCTACGCCATCGGCGACGTGACCGCCAAGCTGCAGCTGGCCCACGTGGCCGAGGCGCAGGCCGTGGTCGCCGCCGAGACGATCGCCAAGGCCGAGACCCAGACGCTGGGCGACTACCGCATGATGCCGCGCGCCACGTTCTGCTCGCCGCAGGTGGCCAGCTTCGGCCTCACCGAGGAGCAGGCCCGTGCGGAGGGCCGCGAGATCAAGGTCGCGAAGTTCCCCTTCAGCGCGAACGGAAAGGCCAACGGCCTGGGCGAGCCGATCGGCTTCGTCAAGCTGATCGCCGACGCCGAGCACCTCGAGCTCATCGGCGGCCACATGGTCGGCCCCGACGTCTCGGAGCTGCTGCCGGAGCTCACCCTGGCCCAGAAGTGGGACCTCACCGCCGTCGAGGCGGCGCGCAACGTGCACACGCACCCGACGCTGTCGGAGACGCTGCAGGAGGGCTTCCACGGCCTGCAGGGGCACTTCATCAACATGTGA
- a CDS encoding FHA domain-containing protein, with protein MRRDGGHDGQGDSTQSFGHDSDLSFVPFHGELSATELEAIQALPAGSALLLVRSGPTAGARYLLDGDVTTVGRHPEADIFFDDVTVSRRHCEILRTEAGFEIVDQRSLNGTYVDGSRVDRGVLRNGDEVRIGKFRVNFFSSPLDLPAAGA; from the coding sequence CTGCGGCGTGACGGGGGCCACGACGGTCAGGGCGACTCCACGCAGTCGTTCGGGCACGACTCCGACCTGTCCTTCGTGCCGTTCCACGGCGAGCTGTCGGCCACCGAGCTCGAGGCGATCCAGGCCCTGCCGGCCGGCTCGGCGCTGTTGCTCGTCCGCTCGGGCCCGACCGCCGGGGCGCGCTATCTGCTCGACGGCGACGTGACGACCGTGGGTCGCCACCCCGAGGCCGACATCTTCTTCGACGACGTGACGGTCTCGCGCCGCCACTGCGAGATCCTCCGCACCGAGGCGGGCTTCGAGATCGTCGACCAGCGCTCGCTCAACGGCACCTACGTCGACGGCTCCCGCGTCGACCGCGGCGTGCTGCGCAACGGCGACGAGGTGCGGATCGGCAAGTTCCGCGTGAACTTCTTCAGCTCGCCCCTCGACCTGCCGGCGGCGGGGGCCTGA
- a CDS encoding copper resistance CopC family protein encodes MTALTRSLRRLPALAAAAGALLLLSLAAASPAAAHDTLVSSDPAADSTVETLPTELTLAFSAELIDAGDNGTVVEVLSPSQTDVTAGPAAVDGAIVTVPLGEAAEAGAYTVNWRVVSSDGHPTDGTFAFTVTTPTAPSAMPEPTRTPDASAPSHEPAATSTPVATDDPADGTPADGDSFARNLPWIIGGIVLAAGLGALVAVLIARARRGGPDDDATRTPPAGR; translated from the coding sequence GTGACCGCTCTGACCCGAAGCCTGCGACGCCTGCCCGCCCTCGCGGCGGCGGCCGGCGCCCTGCTGCTGCTCTCGCTCGCCGCCGCCTCCCCCGCCGCCGCGCACGACACCCTGGTGTCGAGCGATCCGGCCGCCGATTCGACCGTCGAGACGCTCCCGACCGAGCTGACGCTCGCCTTCAGCGCCGAGCTGATCGACGCCGGCGACAACGGCACGGTCGTCGAGGTGCTCTCGCCGTCCCAGACCGACGTCACCGCCGGCCCCGCCGCGGTCGACGGCGCGATCGTCACGGTGCCCCTGGGAGAGGCCGCCGAGGCCGGCGCCTACACCGTCAACTGGCGCGTCGTCTCGAGCGACGGTCACCCGACCGACGGCACGTTCGCGTTCACCGTGACCACCCCGACCGCGCCGTCCGCGATGCCCGAGCCCACCCGCACGCCGGACGCGAGCGCGCCGTCGCACGAGCCGGCCGCCACCTCGACGCCGGTCGCCACCGACGACCCGGCCGACGGCACCCCGGCCGACGGCGACAGCTTCGCGCGCAACCTGCCCTGGATCATCGGCGGCATCGTGCTCGCCGCCGGCCTGGGGGCGCTCGTGGCGGTGCTCATCGCCCGCGCCCGCCGCGGCGGACCCGACGACGACGCCACGCGCACCCCTCCCGCCGGGCGATAG
- a CDS encoding N-acetylglucosamine kinase, which translates to MSMTDPLVVAIDLGGSGTRLVAEGAADGRPVASVSGPPRAASTGVSDDAVADGLTHLATRLVEQLDQRRPEIVGVVAGVAGLSSLVKDPVWVRDRLASAFAARDALLASDMVTAHVGALGYAPGAVLAAGTGAVALGTDLDRVWRRVDGWGHLLGDLGSGAWIGMEGLRAAARGLDGRAAPSALSRAAEARFGPVATWPGQVYPRTDRPRVLGEFAPDVAAAAEEGDETARDILRRAAAHLADTLTGAIGDGVPPRIALTGGLFGMPPALLRDPVLAALRARHPGLEVAERPGRPLDGAVLLARRLAAGRPVPRVAPFAC; encoded by the coding sequence ATGAGCATGACCGATCCCCTCGTCGTCGCGATCGATCTGGGCGGCAGCGGCACGCGACTCGTCGCCGAGGGCGCCGCGGACGGCCGCCCCGTCGCGAGCGTGAGCGGCCCGCCGCGCGCCGCGAGCACGGGCGTCTCGGACGATGCGGTGGCCGACGGGCTGACGCACCTGGCCACGCGGCTCGTCGAGCAGCTCGATCAGCGCCGGCCCGAGATCGTGGGGGTCGTGGCGGGCGTCGCGGGGCTCTCCAGCCTCGTGAAGGATCCCGTCTGGGTCCGCGACCGCCTCGCCTCGGCCTTCGCGGCGCGCGACGCCCTGCTGGCGAGCGACATGGTCACGGCCCATGTGGGCGCCCTCGGCTACGCACCGGGGGCGGTGCTGGCGGCCGGCACGGGCGCCGTCGCGCTCGGCACGGACCTGGACCGCGTATGGCGGCGCGTCGACGGCTGGGGGCACCTGCTGGGTGACCTCGGCTCGGGCGCATGGATCGGCATGGAGGGCCTGCGGGCCGCGGCGCGGGGCCTGGACGGCCGCGCCGCCCCCTCGGCGCTCTCCCGCGCGGCGGAGGCGCGGTTCGGCCCCGTGGCGACGTGGCCGGGCCAGGTGTACCCGCGGACGGACCGCCCGCGGGTGCTCGGCGAGTTCGCGCCCGACGTCGCGGCCGCCGCGGAGGAGGGCGATGAGACCGCGCGCGACATCCTGCGGCGCGCCGCCGCGCACCTCGCCGACACGCTGACGGGCGCGATCGGCGACGGCGTGCCACCGCGGATCGCGCTCACGGGCGGCCTGTTCGGCATGCCGCCCGCGCTGCTGCGCGATCCGGTCCTCGCCGCGCTGCGCGCGCGCCATCCGGGGCTCGAGGTGGCGGAGCGCCCCGGCAGGCCGCTGGACGGCGCCGTGCTCCTGGCCCGGCGTCTGGCGGCCGGGCGGCCGGTGCCGCGCGTGGCGCCGTTCGCCTGCTGA
- a CDS encoding MerR family transcriptional regulator, which produces MAAAAAPLPRREPGAGALLSIGQVLAKLTPEFPQLTSSKLRFLEMQGIVSPQRTASGYRKFSPSDLERLRFALTLQRDHYLPLSVIREHLADVDAGREVQTPVAPPSIHPAERRYSRADLLAAAGAAPQLFNDAVSTGVLKAAETYDEQAVALMRALVALDRHGIEPRHVRGLRQAAERQVALVETALATVRRRTDASSRAKANELAPELAARLDEVRAIFVKDALGRLTD; this is translated from the coding sequence ATGGCGGCTGCCGCTGCTCCTCTGCCGCGGCGTGAGCCCGGTGCGGGCGCGTTGCTCAGCATCGGTCAGGTGCTGGCGAAGCTCACCCCGGAGTTCCCGCAGCTGACCTCGAGCAAGCTCCGCTTCCTCGAGATGCAGGGCATCGTCTCGCCCCAGCGCACGGCGTCGGGGTACCGCAAGTTCTCGCCGAGCGACCTCGAGCGCCTGCGGTTCGCGCTCACGCTGCAGCGCGATCACTACCTGCCGCTGAGCGTCATCCGCGAGCACCTCGCCGATGTCGACGCCGGCCGCGAGGTGCAGACGCCCGTGGCGCCCCCGTCGATCCACCCGGCCGAGCGCCGCTACAGTCGCGCCGACCTGCTGGCCGCCGCCGGCGCGGCGCCGCAGCTGTTCAACGACGCCGTGAGCACCGGGGTACTGAAGGCGGCCGAGACGTACGACGAGCAGGCCGTCGCCCTCATGCGCGCGCTCGTGGCCCTCGACCGTCACGGCATCGAGCCGCGGCACGTGCGCGGGCTGCGCCAGGCCGCCGAGCGCCAGGTCGCGCTCGTCGAGACCGCGCTGGCCACCGTCCGCCGCCGCACCGACGCCTCGTCGCGCGCGAAGGCGAACGAGCTGGCGCCGGAGCTCGCCGCCCGCCTCGACGAGGTGCGGGCGATCTTCGTGAAGGACGCGCTCGGCCGGCTGACGGACTGA
- a CDS encoding MerR family transcriptional regulator: MDAGTPTGEPGFAVELLFTDGLPELDPQTGYRGAVAARAAGITYRQLDYWARTELVVPTVRSATGSGSQRLYGFRDILVLKLVKRLLDTGISLQQIRTAVEQLRASGIQDLAGTTLMSDGASVYLCTSNDEVIDLVSRGQGVFGIAVGKVLREVESELVDFEAASPDPTDELAARRARKTA; this comes from the coding sequence ATGGACGCAGGCACTCCGACCGGTGAGCCGGGCTTCGCCGTCGAGCTCCTCTTCACCGACGGTCTCCCCGAGCTCGACCCGCAGACGGGCTACCGCGGCGCCGTCGCGGCGCGCGCGGCGGGCATCACGTACCGCCAGCTGGACTACTGGGCCCGCACCGAGCTCGTGGTGCCGACCGTCCGCAGCGCCACCGGATCCGGCTCGCAGCGCCTCTACGGCTTCCGCGACATCCTCGTGCTCAAGCTCGTCAAGCGCCTGCTCGACACCGGCATCTCGCTGCAGCAGATCCGCACCGCTGTGGAGCAGCTGCGCGCCTCGGGCATCCAGGACCTGGCCGGCACCACGCTCATGAGCGACGGCGCGTCGGTGTACCTGTGCACGTCGAACGACGAGGTGATCGACCTCGTCAGCCGCGGGCAGGGCGTGTTCGGCATCGCCGTGGGCAAGGTGCTGCGCGAGGTCGAGTCCGAGCTCGTCGACTTCGAGGCCGCCTCGCCCGACCCGACCGACGAGCTCGCCGCCCGTCGCGCCCGCAAGACCGCCTGA